In the Zingiber officinale cultivar Zhangliang chromosome 5A, Zo_v1.1, whole genome shotgun sequence genome, GGAATCGTCGCCGCCGCCGAATTGGAAAAGTAACGGAGACGGAGGATGCCGACTCTCAGTGTTTCCGGTGATCTACGGAGCAACATTGAGGAAGTTTTGGGGTCGGTTGCAGTTTCGAGTGCCGGCGGCGAGGACCAGAGGTTTTGGTTAGGCGGTGCTGGTCCTTTATTTAAGGAACTTAGGTTTTGGGTAAATTGTTGATACACTCATTTTATTTTGTGGAATACATTTAcctccttattttttttaaaaattaatacaaagACTTTAGCAAAATATGAACAGAGCGGACTTAATTATTTATATTGTTAAAAACAGCATTCTACTTATAATTTGATTATATGAAATATacttctatatattttttaattgatattaaatatttattttttataaaaaaattggaATATGCAAATGAGTAAATATGAACAGGTGAATCATTTATTCTAGAACTTGCAACAAAATGAATAGTTTGATTTAGAAGGGTCAATTCAAATGGATCGGATAGGTTTGGATCaaagataataatattataaaaaaaattttaattcaaacttgacttaaactcAATTCTAAAATCTTAAATCTGAATAAAGATAATCCAATCAACTCAAATAATATGTCCGATccgaaaattttctttttttttttattatttcactataattttatttttatctcaatattccattTATTTCATTTAGACAAACATtctatttttcatatatataaaacatcttaatttttaaaataaaataaaatttaacctAAAAAAAATCCTTGAATCCTAAATTCAGATCACTCCGAATCTAATTCAACTCAAACCCTCAATCCAAACTTGATATTTTTCGGATTGACTCGGATCAGATTGACGGGTCAGATCCATTTTTACAATCCTaactttatcatttttttttaaaaaataataatttaatatcaATAAATTTTCTTATTATTACAATCCTgactttatcatttttttaaaaaaataataatttaatatcaATAAATTTTGTTATTAAAGACTCGTAATAACACTTAATTATCAACTTGGACACCAAACACTGTAAATTATTGGCTTGTGAGCTTGCGGCCACGGGTTGAGTCATGAAAACAACCTattaaaatgtaaaataaaaatgtGTATAATAGACCAATACGATTCGACCCTTTTTGAGATCCTGCATTCACCGTTCAAAAGTTGTGTGTTCCGCCCTTTATTCACCAACAACAACAAACTTCCCATGCACATTATAACAGGTCATAATCTGTATCTGTAAAATTGTATCTGAAAGCAATTCATAAAATGTGATGAACAGACAAAACATGTAAAGGCATAAAGATCAACATTTTAATGAATTGCAGCAGTTATCGAAGGGAATGAATCAGGATATTCTCACAACCATCTTATTCTTCCTTCCAGCAGATAACAAGAGCAGTTTGCCATCAACAATGTCGATTCCTTCCACCCTCTTTTCCTCGGTATCGACCCTTTTGTTATTCAAATAGAGGCCTCCTTGCCTCATCAGCCGTCTTGCGGCGGACTTGCTAGCTAGCAAACCAGTGGACACTGAGAGATCAATCAAAGAAGAGTTCAGCACTTGCTCATATGACAAAGAACAAGATGGCACATCCTCCGCGATTCCTTCGATTGTTGCAGCATCCAACTGTGTCTCAGCTCCAGGTCTCAAAGCTTCGGTTGCCTTCAAAGCTTCGGTGAGTCCCCCATCCCCGTGCACGAAGCGCGTAACCTCTTCCGCAAGCCTCCTCTGAGCTGTATTAGGAACATAAccaggcttcttcatttggtcctCTAGTTCTTCAATCTCTTCCATACTCAAAAAGGTAAGGATCTTCAAGAACCTTACGACATCAATGTCCGGTATCGAGAAGAAGTATTGATAGAACTTGTAGGGAGACAACATTGCCGCCGACAACCATATAGCCCCGTCTTCGGATTTCCCAAACTTGGTACCATCACTCTTGAGCAAGAGAGGGAAGGTCAAACCATAAGCCCCCTCAACCTGCAATATCTTTCGAATCAGTTCGGTGCCAGCAGTGATGTTGCCCCACTGATCGCTACCGCCAATCTGAACATTGACACCCATGTTTTTGAACAAATGTAGATAGTCATAACCCTGCAACAGCTGATAAGTGAACTCAGTGTAGCTCATTCCTTCATCTGAGGTTAACCTTCTCTTCACGCTCTCCTTGGCCATCATTATACCAACCCTAGCAAATCTTCCTACCTCTCTCAGGAAGTCTAACAATTTGATGTCCTTCCACCAGTCGTAATTGTTCAGAATCACAAAAGAATCATCAAAGATCAAACCTTTGTGAGGTTTCACTTCCAGGTCGTCGCTAATATCCTCGTTCCCTAGCTTTCTTCCCAGGATTTTAGAGATCAAATCCTTGATGCCGGCAGTATTCCTCTCCAAGGTGTCTAGATCGAGCTCCGGCCGCTCTAAGCTTTTTCCAGACGGATCTCCCACGCGGCCAGTGGCGCCACCGATCAGGGCAACAGCCTTGTGGCCGCAGCGCTGGAACCAGGAAAGGACAATGATCCCTAGGAGGTTCCCGAGGTGCAAGCTTTCAGCGGTCGGATCGAAGCCGCAGTAGACCTTGAGGGGACTGGCGGCGGCGTTGGAGCACGCGGATCTGAGACTCTCGCTGGTGATGGATTCCACGAGGCCCCGTTCCTGGAGGATGTCGACGACGTTACGAGTGGCACAGGAACGGTCGGAGGGATCCAAGTCCAGGTTCGGCGCCGCGATGGTTTGAGGGGACGATTGAGAGGAGCATCGACGGAGAAGAGGAACGCCGCGGCGGCGGAAGGATAAGTTGGGCAGCGGCACGGATGGCCGAAGGGGCTTTAGtcggaggaggtggaggagggaAGCGCGAGAAGCCGCTAGGGCGGCGGCCATGCCCCCAAGCTCGTATGCGGACGGAAATGGTTCGCAGGAAGGattttggattttggatttttgtgGAGTATAAGAAAATAaatgtattataaaatataatggGCCGATTCAGCCCATCAAGTTTTATTCTATCCATACACAAATCAATATGAAAGGCACCTATTTGTAAAAATGATATCATTCTTTCCAAACTATTTAATATCATAGACCTTGATCGTGGTGAGGATATGAAAAGATGAAATTGCCGGTGATGATATGGTTACAATACTGATCAAATTGCTATGACCTGGAGGGATGATGAGCTGTCTTCTATGTTGACGGAGTCATCATAATATCTTTAATCAACACCACCTGTAGATAGCGATCGGATTATCCCGGTTCATGATACCTCGATACTCAAGATAGATCCAATGAATATATAAGGCATATGCTAAATAGTGGAATAATGCAAGACATGGAGAATAAGTGCgaaaaacgtaccctggcccagggggcgtcCTCAGGTGAATCGATGAGCTAGCCGTAACGCTCGTCAAGTCCTCATGATTCGGAAGAATATAAATATCAACTGGATGAGTAGTTGGATCTGGTGGTCCGGAGCTAAACACGGCATGGATCTGAAGGGCGACATGCAATCTAAATACAACAATGACTCACAGGACGGAATACAATTGCGGCTCGCAGGCCGACACACAATCGTAGCTCGCAGGCCAACAGGTCGGACGGCTTGAAAAACTAAAAGTATACTCGGCTCGAAGGCCGGAGAATAAAATCGGCTCGAAGACGGGAAATAACAACACGCGGGCCAGTAGGTGCGACGATCGGAATAGGATCGTAGCACACAGACCAACAGCGTACAATGGCGAGGAATCTACGTTGGATAAGCATCTGATCTCAAAGATGACAATTGCTAGACCAACAGCGTACTATGGCGAGGAATCTACGCTGGATAAGCATCCGATCTCAAAGATGACAATTGCTAGGCACGGGGTGGAGGGGGCGGCCGACTATGGCTCACAGGCCACAGCCTTGGAGCGCAATAGCGACGCCCTTAGCACCGGAATAGGCCATGGTTCACCGGTGAAGACAGTTCACGAGAGAGAAAGGGAGAGGGCTGCCCTGATCCTTGTGTGAGGCGGTGTTAGAGGGAGGCGGTGTCAGAGGGAGGCGGCGTGTCTGAGCCAGCGATGGCTTGGATCGAAGAGGAGGGCGGGGACTGCTCTAGTGGCAGAAACGGTGCCGAATCTGTGCTGAAATTGTCGGTAGCAACACTGGTAACTGGTGTCTACACGCCTAAGGCCGTGGAGCTGCATTGGTGACAGCATAGAGAGCAAAAAGGGGAGAAGACGATGCTGTTGCTGACCGGAGAGGCTGCAACGGCACGCGGTGCCTGGGTTGTGGGGCGTCTCCAATGATGAAGAGGGGGTTGGCAGTGTGGAGAGGGAAAGAAGAGAAGGCTACTCGTGGTGCCCTTGGCGTGGAGAGGGCAGCACAGTGTGCGTGAAGTCAGCGTCGAGAGAACGCGAAGAAGACGAAGAGTCCTCGTGCGAGAGAAGAGGGTCCGATGACCTAAAGACTTATTATTGTAGACAAGACCTAATAGGAATTCTCAAAGTACTATGATTCGATTATCTATTGAGACGTGTGCTGGTGTTGACTTTAGTAAAAAAACTTAGGTGGGCGGTTGTGGGCTACCATGGGTGAAAAAGTCCAGAGATTATCttcacaagtagactactaattcaATATTAGACGGTTTTACAGGGATGACGACGAATGTGGAGGTCTATTGCCGATGATTTAATGTTACACTTTCATGACTTACCTTTAGGGGTTGATAAAAAATTTATGTGAAATTAAATCAGTGATCACTTTCAGAATTAATTAGATACTACAAATTAAACACCAGagtcatataaaaaaaaattaaagcagtGGAAACCACGCCTTGAAACTCCCCTATGCACTAGGGTTTAAAATTCAGGAGCTTAACAAAATTCATCTTCCGCGTTTCAATCACTAGAATTGTTGGACTAGTCACTTACACTTTAAATTTATTCTTATATAGATGGTCACTTACACTTTGAATTATTCTTATAGCCGTTGGAAATTTTTGTGGGATGAAATCAATCCCTTTGAGAGTTAGTTCGATGGTAACACTCAAATATCTGAATTTATTAAAAACAGTGAaaacaattgattttttttatatcaatGTTACATTAATCAACTCTCATGTAAACCGATTTTTACTAATTTCCTGTTCAGATAACTTCATAATGTTTGATGTTATCGAGTTTCAATTCATGGCTCTTACTGGACTCGTAGTAGAAACACGGACACGGAGTTAGGGGTGAGCAGTTAACCCGtcaaaccgaccaacccgcttatatCGACTCGAATCGAACCGAAAAAAATTCGTCGGATATAGGATCGGATGTAGGGTCCTGATattacattatctgatctagtagggcaggataattttttatcccaataaccgaaccaacccgatccgcgatcacccctacttgtagcaactactgtcgataagttgctacacattgtagtagccATTGCGGATAAGCTATTACACGTTGTAGTTGTTGGAATTTTGGTGGAATTAGGATGGGAAAATAAGAATGTAGGAGAGATTTTGTAACAAAGTATGAGAATGGAAGAAAAACTCTATAAAGAGAAAATGTTACTGTTTGTTTCATCATCTTACAAGGTCCCTATTTATACACTTCGATTCATGCTTCTATATTCTTCTATAATTACATCACATCATTGAACACGAGACAATTAGATTTTATTCTTTTCTTTACTAATGACTCTTGTCATAAAGAGTTTCATTGAACTTAGTAGGATAATTGAACTTTGCTTAGTTGATGAAGAGTCACATGAAGTCAAATTGATTTTGACAACTTCCTTGTATAGTTGATGAAGTCAAGTTGTTCTTGGCATTGTTCTTGCATTTGAAGAAGTCAATTTATCTTTGGAATAAGTTTATATGCCAACATTTGCCTCTCGTAAACTTTTTCTTCCTTGAACTCCCAATAAATTCCTTAGGTGTTGGAAAGCTTCTGCTTTTAGAGGCTTTGTAAATATATCAGCTACTTGATCACTTGACTTCACATGTATCAATATGCTTGGATCTTTCATGATGAACTGGGTTTTTGGCTACAGCAATTGCTGATTTGTTATCCACATAGATCTTGGTAGGAGCTTCTTGTTGCAATTTAAGGTCTTGGAGTAATCTCTTTAGCCAAATAGCATAACACACACAAGATGTTGCAGCAATAAATTCAACTACACAAGTTGATAGAGCAACAACTGCTTACTTCTTTGAAGACCAAGTAAATCCAGTATTACCAAGATAAAACACATATCCAGTAGTGCTCTTGCGATCATCATAACTTCCAGCCCAATCACTATCACTGAAACAAAAAACTCCACATCTTTCGTTGATGAATAAAGAAGTCCATAATCAATTGTCCCTTTGATATATTTAAGAATTCTCTTAGCTGCATATAAAAAACTCCACATCTTTCATCATAATCAATTGCCCCTTTGATATATTTAAGAATTCTCTTAGCTGCATATAAGTGAAAAGTTTTTGGAGTTTCCATGTACCTTCTTACTAAACCAACTCCAAATAATATATCAGGTCTTGTGCATGTTAGATATCTGAGGCAACCCACAAGACTCTTGTGATAAGTTGGATTCACAAGTTTACCTTCTCCGTCTTTAGTCATTCTAATGTCATATTCAACTGGTGTATCCATAGCATAACAATCTTCCATTGAGAATTTCTTCAGAATCTCTTTGGCATATTTTTCTTGTGATACAAAGATTCCCTCTTCTCTTTGTTGTACTTCAATGCCAAGGAAATATCTCATCAATCCTAGATCTGTCAGCCCAAACTCCACCATTGATTGCTTGAATTCTCTAATCATGGAGATGTTATTACCTGTAAAAATTAAATCATCCACATAAAGACATACCAGTAGAATATCTCCATATGAATTCTTCTTCAAGTATAAAGAATGCTCATAGGGACACTTTGTGAAACCTTCCTTTATAAAGTGCTCATCAATTCTTGAGTTCCAGGCTCTAGGGCTTGCTTGAGTCCGTAAAGAGCTTTCTTTAACTTATATACCCTTTCTTCTTGTCCTTTGATGATAAAACCAGGTGGTTGCTTAATATAActtcttcttcaagatttccatttAAGAAGACAGATTTTACGTCCATCTGATATATCTTCCATCTTCTTTGAGCTGTAAGAGAGATGAGTAACCTTACTGTTTCAAGTCGGGCTATTGGTGCGAAGacttcttcatagtcaatcccgtACTTTTGCTTGCATCCTTTAGCAACCAACCTTGCTTTGTACCTTTCAATTTCTCCTTTTGCAGTTGTCTTTGTTTTGAACACTCATTTGACTCCAATAGCTTTGTGTCGGTGTGGAAGTGAAG is a window encoding:
- the LOC121982312 gene encoding tyrosine--tRNA ligase, chloroplastic/mitochondrial-like, translating into MAAALAASRASLLHLLRLKPLRPSVPLPNLSFRRRGVPLLRRCSSQSSPQTIAAPNLDLDPSDRSCATRNVVDILQERGLVESITSESLRSACSNAAASPLKVYCGFDPTAESLHLGNLLGIIVLSWFQRCGHKAVALIGGATGRVGDPSGKSLERPELDLDTLERNTAGIKDLISKILGRKLGNEDISDDLEVKPHKGLIFDDSFVILNNYDWWKDIKLLDFLREVGRFARVGIMMAKESVKRRLTSDEGMSYTEFTYQLLQGYDYLHLFKNMGVNVQIGGSDQWGNITAGTELIRKILQVEGAYGLTFPLLLKSDGTKFGKSEDGAIWLSAAMLSPYKFYQYFFSIPDIDVVRFLKILTFLSMEEIEELEDQMKKPGYVPNTAQRRLAEEVTRFVHGDGGLTEALKATEALRPGAETQLDAATIEGIAEDVPSCSLSYEQVLNSSLIDLSVSTGLLASKSAARRLMRQGGLYLNNKRVDTEEKRVEGIDIVDGKLLLLSAGRKNKMVVRIS